A genomic segment from Pseudomonas sp. S09G 359 encodes:
- a CDS encoding pseudouridine synthase, with the protein MRVDRFLSNLPRFNRQQVRMLLVERRVTVDGVAVSDPHHEVREFSRVCVDGDVLQAGKPARYFMLHKPQGCVSATSDPQHPTVLDLLDEPDKGELHIAGRLDFNTTGLMLITNDGQWSRRLTQPTTKLPKVYRVETEQEIGPEYAATFATGLYFAFEDLTTQPAELQLLGPRLARLSIIEGRYHQVKRMFGHFNNKVLGLHRERMGPLELDLTLAPGEYRALTYNEIQQV; encoded by the coding sequence TTGGTTGAGCGCCGGGTGACGGTCGACGGCGTGGCGGTCAGCGACCCGCACCATGAGGTGCGTGAGTTCAGCCGTGTATGCGTAGACGGTGACGTGCTGCAAGCCGGCAAACCGGCGCGGTATTTCATGCTGCACAAACCCCAGGGTTGCGTGAGCGCCACCTCGGACCCGCAACACCCGACCGTGCTGGACTTGCTGGATGAGCCGGATAAAGGCGAGCTGCATATCGCCGGCCGCCTGGATTTCAACACCACCGGGCTGATGCTGATCACCAACGATGGCCAGTGGTCGCGGCGCCTGACGCAACCGACCACCAAACTGCCCAAGGTCTATCGCGTGGAGACCGAACAGGAGATCGGCCCCGAGTACGCGGCGACCTTTGCCACGGGCCTGTATTTCGCGTTTGAAGACCTGACCACCCAACCGGCCGAGCTGCAACTGCTGGGCCCGCGCCTGGCGCGCTTGAGCATCATCGAAGGCCGCTATCACCAGGTGAAGCGCATGTTCGGGCACTTCAACAATAAGGTGCTCGGCTTGCACCGCGAACGCATGGGGCCGCTTGAGTTGGATTTGACGCTGGCGCCGGGTGAATACCGGGCACTGACCTACAACGAAATCCAACAGGTCTGA